One region of Methanobacterium sp. genomic DNA includes:
- a CDS encoding TIGR00303 family protein — protein sequence MNNIKCYGSPSILDNLQNKDPLFLCVIATTKTSSIPGITGAGATPKLTAYTPAADLELVICGEPKCLSEIPQTVLGDEPAPTPAVITKACLEMADIPIMVADAGAKVKPDVPYIKLGEKPGEDIRTGNAVENAGELFEKGVMLGKTLSKITDHLIIGESTPAGTTTALGVLTALGYDAKQKVSGSMPENPHDLKYEVVMEGLKAAGYEEGSVVEDALRAVEIVGDPMIPAVAGIVMGSSVPVTLAGGTQMTAVCSVIKGIDSEFDFSNLCITTTIFVAEDETADINYITRQIADINIFAVDPEFEKSSVAGLKSYLDGSVKEGVGAGGAMMAAMLKDIDIDDIRVKIEDLCNKIF from the coding sequence ATGAACAATATAAAATGCTATGGCTCACCTTCAATCCTGGATAATTTACAGAATAAGGATCCCCTATTTTTATGTGTAATTGCAACCACAAAAACATCCAGTATTCCTGGAATAACAGGCGCTGGTGCTACTCCCAAACTAACTGCTTACACACCTGCAGCTGATTTAGAACTTGTAATATGTGGAGAACCCAAATGCCTGTCAGAAATTCCACAAACAGTGCTTGGAGATGAACCAGCACCGACACCAGCTGTAATAACAAAAGCGTGTCTTGAAATGGCTGATATTCCAATTATGGTTGCTGATGCTGGTGCTAAGGTAAAACCAGACGTGCCCTACATTAAGTTAGGTGAAAAACCAGGTGAAGATATAAGAACAGGAAATGCAGTTGAAAATGCAGGAGAACTGTTTGAAAAAGGAGTAATGCTTGGGAAAACTTTATCAAAAATCACTGATCATCTTATTATTGGTGAAAGCACCCCTGCAGGCACAACCACAGCTCTTGGAGTTTTAACAGCTCTTGGCTATGATGCGAAGCAGAAGGTAAGCGGGAGCATGCCTGAAAATCCTCATGATCTGAAGTATGAGGTGGTAATGGAAGGCCTTAAAGCTGCAGGATATGAAGAAGGCAGTGTTGTGGAGGATGCTCTTCGTGCAGTCGAAATTGTGGGCGATCCAATGATCCCGGCTGTAGCAGGGATTGTGATGGGTTCATCTGTGCCAGTTACGCTTGCTGGTGGTACACAGATGACTGCGGTGTGCTCTGTTATTAAAGGCATTGACTCTGAATTTGATTTCTCTAATCTATGCATCACAACAACTATTTTTGTTGCAGAAGATGAAACAGCAGATATCAATTATATAACCCGTCAGATTGCAGATATCAATATTTTTGCAGTTGATCCAGAATTTGAAAAATCTTCTGTTGCAGGGCTTAAAAGTTACTTGGATGGTTCTGTAAAGGAAGGAGTTGGAGCTGGCGGAGCTATGATGGCTGCAATGCTTAAAGATATCGATATTGACGATATAAGGGTGAAAATTGAGGATCTATGTAATAAAATCTTTTAG
- a CDS encoding DUF3796 domain-containing protein, with translation MKIKFNWAWGFLGVLGLLGYVLNEPLYYAFFAFFIFFIGIKDQKKKDKYEKKEERNIIDLYKISMWSASAALILSGIVLIIWKTIDDTIAIVVLLSIVVLSSNFFQSIGMEKPTKDERIRKIGTAAATYSWYATLSFVSFLLVFSYWGGREYNAAEAFGVTILTMISTMVVANVILSRKGDIE, from the coding sequence ATGAAAATCAAATTTAACTGGGCATGGGGATTTTTAGGAGTATTAGGACTTCTTGGATATGTGTTAAATGAACCACTCTATTATGCGTTCTTTGCATTCTTTATATTTTTCATAGGAATCAAAGATCAGAAAAAAAAGGACAAATATGAAAAGAAGGAAGAAAGGAATATCATTGATCTTTATAAGATAAGTATGTGGAGTGCATCGGCAGCATTAATTTTATCAGGGATTGTTTTAATTATTTGGAAGACAATTGATGATACAATAGCTATAGTGGTTTTGTTAAGCATAGTTGTGCTCAGTTCGAACTTTTTTCAGTCAATAGGAATGGAAAAACCCACAAAAGATGAAAGGATAAGGAAGATAGGCACAGCTGCGGCTACATATTCCTGGTATGCGACATTAAGCTTTGTAAGCTTTTTACTTGTCTTTAGTTACTGGGGAGGCCGTGAATATAACGCTGCAGAAGCATTCGGTGTAACAATTCTTACAATGATATCTACAATGGTTGTAGCCAACGTAATTTTAAGCCGTAAAGGCGATATAGAATAA
- a CDS encoding helix-turn-helix transcriptional regulator, whose protein sequence is MRTRIKEFRAKYDLTQAELAEKVGVRRETIVFLEKGKYNPSLKLAHDIAVALNAKIDELFIFDDEKDK, encoded by the coding sequence ATGAGAACTAGAATAAAAGAATTCAGAGCTAAATATGACCTTACCCAGGCAGAACTTGCAGAAAAAGTTGGTGTTAGGAGAGAAACGATAGTTTTCCTTGAAAAGGGTAAATATAATCCTTCATTAAAACTTGCTCATGATATTGCAGTGGCTTTAAATGCCAAAATTGATGAACTGTTTATTTTCGATGATGAGAAAGATAAATGA
- the truD gene encoding tRNA pseudouridine(13) synthase TruD, producing the protein MLNAETYITCQKGIGGRIRTKYEDFYVEEIPESEPSGTGPNTWFFIEKIGRDTLDVVLDVAHELHIDRKRMGFAGMKDKRAVTRQWLCVANSEVEKIEKIKDKLYRVKILKIMQNEKKLRIGQLTGNKFRLLIRDTDNPEADCEVANEILAELTKKGVPNYYGWQRFGTKRSNTHLVGKALLENDLKKVVDSYIGNPYEEEPEHIKEARKLYDDGKWEELLGAMPRSMRYEKMMLKTLLKEMKKKKINDIASLDENSYKHAIESLPKPLKRMFVHAYQSFLFNKAVSERAKLGIDKYVEGDIIIDNEEHLVHEFGNDINEQIKNFEVHPTAPLLGSKVPLAGGKPGEMEQKVLDEEGVTLEEFKVPKMPKLGSHGLRRAIRFKIWNTSAKATDEGILIEFSIPKGCYATAVLREIMKNEVV; encoded by the coding sequence ATGCTTAATGCAGAAACTTATATCACCTGTCAAAAAGGAATTGGTGGGCGAATAAGGACAAAATATGAAGATTTCTATGTTGAAGAAATACCAGAATCTGAACCAAGCGGAACAGGACCTAATACATGGTTTTTCATTGAAAAAATAGGAAGAGACACCCTTGATGTGGTGCTGGACGTGGCACATGAACTGCACATAGACAGAAAAAGAATGGGTTTTGCAGGAATGAAAGATAAAAGAGCAGTCACAAGGCAATGGCTGTGTGTTGCAAACAGCGAAGTTGAAAAAATTGAAAAAATAAAGGATAAACTGTACAGGGTGAAAATCCTTAAAATAATGCAAAATGAGAAGAAATTAAGGATTGGACAGCTTACAGGGAATAAATTCCGATTACTTATAAGAGATACCGATAATCCTGAAGCTGATTGTGAAGTTGCAAATGAAATACTGGCCGAACTAACTAAAAAAGGCGTTCCCAATTATTATGGCTGGCAGAGGTTTGGTACAAAAAGATCGAATACCCATCTTGTTGGAAAAGCATTGCTTGAAAATGATTTAAAAAAGGTAGTTGATTCATACATTGGAAATCCATATGAAGAAGAGCCAGAACACATTAAAGAAGCAAGAAAATTGTATGATGATGGAAAATGGGAGGAATTACTTGGGGCAATGCCCAGAAGCATGCGCTATGAAAAGATGATGCTTAAAACGCTCTTAAAGGAAATGAAAAAGAAAAAAATCAATGATATTGCTTCTTTAGATGAAAATTCTTACAAACACGCCATAGAAAGCCTTCCAAAACCATTAAAACGGATGTTTGTCCATGCTTACCAATCCTTTTTATTCAACAAAGCAGTAAGTGAGAGAGCAAAGCTTGGAATTGATAAATACGTGGAAGGAGATATAATTATTGATAATGAAGAGCATTTAGTACATGAATTTGGCAATGATATTAATGAGCAAATTAAAAACTTTGAGGTTCACCCCACAGCACCCCTTCTTGGAAGTAAAGTTCCACTTGCAGGCGGAAAACCTGGAGAAATGGAGCAAAAAGTTTTAGATGAAGAAGGAGTTACTTTAGAAGAATTTAAAGTTCCTAAAATGCCCAAACTTGGAAGTCATGGATTAAGACGTGCAATAAGGTTTAAAATATGGAATACATCAGCTAAAGCTACTGATGAAGGAATTCTGATTGAATTTTCAATCCCGAAGGGCTGTTATGCCACCGCAGTTTTAAGGGAAATAATGAAAAATGAAGTTGTTTAA
- a CDS encoding flavodoxin family protein: MIIGICGSPRQQATDYVTKKALNMLEEKGFETAFFSIRGKDIAACIHCDYCLRQHECIKKDDMYEVYSLIQDCKGLILASPSYNSGMSAQLKAVLDRTRALGAADINFLKNKVGMAIAVGGDRMGGQELVIQQIITYYVLTGAIPVSGGAWGANLGATFWSKDSVDGVKADDEGFKTLKKTVDKFAQFLEIYSEK, translated from the coding sequence ATGATCATCGGAATATGTGGAAGCCCAAGACAACAGGCTACAGATTACGTCACCAAAAAAGCATTAAACATGCTTGAAGAGAAAGGTTTCGAAACAGCTTTTTTCAGCATCCGTGGAAAAGATATAGCTGCTTGCATACACTGTGATTACTGTTTGAGGCAGCACGAGTGTATTAAAAAAGACGATATGTACGAAGTTTACAGTTTAATTCAGGATTGTAAAGGACTTATACTGGCATCTCCAAGCTACAACAGCGGGATGAGTGCACAGCTAAAAGCTGTTCTGGATAGAACACGTGCTTTAGGTGCTGCAGACATTAATTTTTTAAAAAATAAAGTTGGAATGGCTATTGCAGTTGGTGGCGACAGGATGGGAGGTCAGGAACTGGTTATCCAGCAGATAATCACTTATTACGTGCTTACTGGAGCAATACCTGTAAGTGGAGGAGCATGGGGAGCGAATTTAGGCGCCACATTCTGGTCAAAGGATAGTGTTGATGGTGTAAAGGCAGACGATGAAGGCTTTAAAACCCTAAAGAAAACTGTAGATAAATTTGCCCAGTTTTTAGAAATTTATAGCGAAAAATAA
- a CDS encoding flippase yields the protein MSTSKILKGSFLIMISYIFFRIGGLIYRFLMGRLLGPDGYGLVVLTLPFQGIFQILSSAGIPPAIAKFVAQHKVIGEDEMARQVIFTSLKLMSILGIFFALVIFFSADWIALNWFKKPEVAYPLQAVALITPFSVIVGAFRGTFQGLYRMEFIVATRAAEQIFTIIFAVVLVSLGFYAAGAVMGTGLGFLASAITAVLIFKKYLWEYFPAPSPENKLSFKEELGLIRIILAFSIPVAVTGLSELAIYDVSTFMIGRYLTARDAGYYGVADPVSRLPLIISLSVATAILPAASEASSLNDKKLLETYVNQLYRYVVLLILPICVGISIFAEPILGLLFGYEFIYGAGALSVLVIGMAFYTLFMGLSSIIQGIGHPRLPMIILLTGTVINIILNYIMVQIYGIIGAAVATTIAAFIIMVAIVWKTSKITEVNPPYSDFIKIGIASGVMGLTLLIIPKTIYGLILALIIAPIIYLTVFTLIRGFKKEDIRIMKKYVIKLGPLSEVVGKAIKFIERFAE from the coding sequence ATGTCAACTTCAAAGATACTTAAAGGAAGCTTTCTTATAATGATAAGCTACATATTCTTTCGAATAGGTGGCTTAATATACCGATTTTTAATGGGTAGATTGCTTGGTCCAGATGGTTACGGTCTTGTTGTACTGACATTGCCCTTTCAGGGAATTTTCCAGATTCTATCATCTGCTGGAATCCCTCCGGCCATTGCTAAGTTTGTAGCGCAGCATAAAGTTATTGGCGAAGATGAAATGGCGAGACAGGTCATTTTTACCTCTCTAAAACTCATGTCAATTCTGGGCATTTTCTTTGCCCTTGTAATATTCTTCTCTGCTGACTGGATAGCTCTTAACTGGTTCAAAAAGCCTGAAGTTGCCTATCCACTTCAAGCTGTTGCACTTATAACTCCTTTTAGTGTTATAGTGGGAGCCTTTAGAGGAACTTTCCAGGGATTATACCGGATGGAATTTATAGTGGCCACAAGAGCTGCAGAACAGATTTTCACCATTATTTTTGCAGTTGTGCTTGTATCATTAGGTTTTTATGCTGCAGGAGCAGTTATGGGTACAGGGTTAGGGTTTTTAGCCTCCGCAATTACTGCTGTTTTAATATTCAAGAAATACTTATGGGAATATTTTCCAGCACCGTCTCCTGAAAATAAATTAAGTTTCAAGGAAGAGTTAGGCCTTATTAGAATAATTTTAGCGTTTTCAATACCTGTTGCAGTTACAGGATTATCTGAACTGGCAATATATGATGTCAGTACATTTATGATAGGTAGATATCTGACGGCCAGGGATGCAGGATACTATGGGGTGGCAGATCCAGTATCAAGATTGCCCCTTATAATTTCACTTTCTGTAGCAACGGCAATACTTCCTGCTGCGTCTGAAGCTTCGAGTTTAAATGATAAGAAGTTGCTTGAAACTTATGTAAATCAATTGTATCGTTACGTTGTTTTACTTATCCTGCCAATTTGTGTGGGCATTTCTATATTTGCAGAGCCCATTCTTGGATTATTGTTCGGGTATGAATTCATCTATGGTGCAGGTGCCCTGAGTGTTCTTGTTATTGGAATGGCTTTTTACACTCTATTTATGGGTTTATCAAGTATTATCCAGGGAATTGGACATCCCAGGCTTCCTATGATTATTCTCCTTACAGGAACAGTGATAAATATCATCCTGAATTATATTATGGTGCAGATTTATGGAATTATAGGTGCTGCAGTAGCTACAACTATAGCTGCTTTCATTATAATGGTGGCAATAGTGTGGAAAACTTCCAAAATAACTGAGGTTAACCCTCCATACTCAGATTTCATTAAAATAGGAATTGCATCTGGGGTAATGGGATTGACCCTATTAATAATCCCTAAAACTATATATGGACTTATATTAGCATTAATTATAGCTCCAATTATCTATTTAACTGTATTTACACTTATTAGAGGGTTTAAAAAAGAAGATATCAGGATAATGAAAAAATATGTGATAAAATTGGGTCCACTATCTGAAGTGGTGGGAAAAGCAATTAAATTTATAGAAAGATTTGCAGAATAA
- a CDS encoding TOBE domain-containing protein, with protein sequence MSERKRPKYRLDMEVEIGDKVVSLNNKKSRLLQCIDKYRSIAKASKETEIPYRTALKNIEIMEKELGLPIVTTKRGGKGGGGSSELTDIGKEILQKFVKLNRVIKKHADLNEIEGVISYIDEEEKIMAVKLDKKEVILPITEEFSVGDNVLILIGPNDIFVTLKAQKSSVRNMLEGRITEMKFKKDIVRMTVNINGINVIADITELSRKELGLNLGKNVFIGFKAAAVDIIKRN encoded by the coding sequence ATGTCTGAGAGAAAAAGGCCTAAATATAGGCTGGACATGGAAGTTGAAATTGGAGATAAGGTCGTATCTTTAAATAACAAAAAATCCAGGCTTCTTCAGTGTATAGACAAATACAGATCCATAGCAAAGGCCTCAAAGGAAACTGAAATCCCCTACAGGACAGCGCTTAAAAATATTGAAATCATGGAAAAAGAACTTGGTTTACCAATTGTAACCACAAAAAGAGGAGGAAAAGGAGGAGGAGGTAGCAGTGAGCTTACAGATATTGGAAAAGAAATCCTTCAAAAATTCGTCAAATTGAACAGAGTAATTAAAAAACACGCTGATTTAAATGAAATAGAGGGCGTTATATCTTATATAGATGAAGAAGAGAAAATAATGGCAGTAAAATTAGATAAAAAAGAAGTAATATTACCCATCACTGAAGAATTCAGTGTCGGTGATAATGTTCTTATTTTAATTGGTCCAAATGACATATTTGTAACTCTAAAAGCTCAAAAATCCAGTGTCAGGAATATGCTCGAAGGAAGAATAACAGAGATGAAATTTAAAAAAGATATAGTGCGTATGACTGTAAATATCAATGGTATTAATGTTATTGCAGATATAACCGAATTATCCAGAAAAGAACTTGGCTTAAATCTTGGAAAAAATGTTTTCATAGGATTTAAAGCTGCCGCAGTAGATATTATAAAAAGGAACTAA
- a CDS encoding 4Fe-4S binding protein, which produces MKIIVDKEKCTGCGICKEACPKGGKIWDIDNKATVTNLRFCHLCTICASKCPEQAILIVRDDNKPPKED; this is translated from the coding sequence ATGAAGATAATTGTTGATAAAGAAAAATGTACAGGATGCGGAATATGCAAAGAAGCTTGCCCTAAAGGAGGTAAAATATGGGATATAGATAATAAAGCCACGGTTACAAACCTTCGGTTTTGTCATCTATGTACAATTTGTGCTTCCAAATGCCCAGAACAGGCAATACTTATAGTTAGAGATGATAATAAACCTCCAAAAGAGGATTGA
- the hisB gene encoding imidazoleglycerol-phosphate dehydratase HisB, with product MGRSKKLGRKTSETDIEISINIDGTGKSEINTGISFFDHMLDSFTRHGFFDLQINAKGDLKVDDHHTVEDVGILLGETFAEAIGNKKGIKRMSHAIIPMDDALATVAVDISGRSCSVLKFSFKKAKVGDLSTENVEHFFESFANHARININAKVEGENDHHKIEALFKAFSRALNDASKIEHDIIPSTKGTL from the coding sequence ATGGGAAGAAGTAAAAAACTTGGTAGGAAAACCTCTGAAACTGATATTGAAATATCCATTAATATTGATGGCACTGGAAAATCTGAAATAAACACTGGAATCAGTTTTTTTGACCATATGCTTGATTCATTTACAAGACACGGATTTTTTGACCTTCAAATTAATGCAAAAGGTGATTTAAAGGTCGATGATCACCATACTGTTGAAGATGTGGGAATTCTTCTTGGAGAGACATTTGCAGAAGCTATAGGCAATAAAAAAGGGATAAAACGAATGTCACATGCTATAATTCCTATGGATGATGCTTTGGCAACTGTCGCTGTGGATATAAGTGGCCGAAGCTGCAGCGTTTTAAAATTTTCCTTTAAAAAGGCAAAGGTAGGGGATTTAAGTACCGAAAATGTGGAACATTTCTTTGAATCATTTGCAAACCATGCAAGAATTAATATCAATGCAAAAGTAGAAGGGGAAAATGACCATCACAAAATAGAAGCACTCTTTAAAGCTTTTTCAAGGGCATTAAATGATGCATCAAAAATAGAGCATGATATTATTCCAAGTACCAAGGGGACTTTATGA
- a CDS encoding HD domain-containing protein — protein MIEKLIERFFEAASMQRWNDHIRPVELTELDKQAHKIVIAYVIAKIEEDRKGEGHINWIDIIEGFIFDFLYRLVLTDIKPPVFHRMMAERREELNTYVLKELKDDLDALENREFKMRFEKYFSLSPNTLERRILRAAHYLATNWEFKIIYHSAPFIYGIEKTKENIENQIEDHYDLIGVQKILLEKKSYGFVDLCGQLRFQKRWAHSPRIPETSVLGHMLIVATSAYLCTVEMDSDPCKKRIYNNFFAGLFHDLPEVLTKDIISPIKSTANLDELIKEYESERMKEEILPLLPKPWHDEMKYFIEDEFENKIKESNIIKTGIKFKDLNKNYNKDKFSPLDGELIRACDKLAAFVEANLSIKYGLKSKFLLEGRENIYELYKSRKVSGMDFGRIFDYFYKKQ, from the coding sequence ATGATAGAAAAACTAATAGAAAGGTTCTTTGAAGCTGCAAGCATGCAACGGTGGAATGACCATATAAGGCCTGTAGAATTAACAGAACTGGATAAACAGGCCCATAAAATAGTCATAGCGTATGTAATAGCTAAGATTGAAGAGGATAGAAAAGGTGAAGGACACATAAACTGGATAGACATTATAGAAGGTTTTATTTTTGATTTTCTCTACAGATTGGTATTAACTGATATTAAACCTCCTGTATTTCATCGTATGATGGCTGAAAGGCGTGAAGAGTTGAATACATACGTTTTAAAAGAATTAAAAGATGACTTAGATGCACTGGAAAACAGAGAATTCAAAATGAGGTTTGAAAAATATTTTTCTCTCTCACCAAACACTCTGGAGCGCCGTATTCTAAGAGCAGCCCACTATCTGGCAACAAATTGGGAATTTAAAATAATATATCACTCCGCACCATTTATTTATGGGATAGAAAAGACAAAAGAGAATATCGAGAATCAGATTGAAGATCACTATGATTTAATCGGTGTTCAAAAGATCCTTCTTGAAAAAAAGTCCTATGGATTTGTAGACCTCTGTGGACAGCTCAGGTTTCAAAAACGATGGGCCCATTCACCCAGGATACCTGAAACATCAGTTCTTGGACACATGTTAATAGTCGCAACATCTGCATATCTATGTACAGTTGAAATGGATAGTGATCCATGCAAAAAGAGAATTTACAATAACTTCTTTGCCGGATTATTCCATGATTTACCGGAAGTTTTAACTAAAGACATCATATCTCCAATTAAAAGCACCGCAAATTTAGATGAATTGATTAAGGAATACGAAAGTGAAAGAATGAAGGAGGAGATACTTCCTCTACTTCCTAAGCCCTGGCACGATGAAATGAAGTACTTCATTGAGGATGAATTTGAAAATAAAATCAAAGAAAGCAATATTATAAAAACAGGAATTAAATTCAAAGATTTAAACAAAAATTACAATAAAGATAAGTTTTCACCGCTTGATGGTGAATTAATCCGGGCATGTGATAAATTAGCCGCATTTGTGGAAGCTAATTTATCAATAAAATACGGACTTAAATCTAAATTTCTTTTAGAAGGTAGAGAAAACATATATGAACTCTATAAGAGTCGTAAAGTTTCTGGCATGGATTTTGGCAGAATTTTTGATTATTTCTATAAAAAACAATAG
- the comC gene encoding L-sulfolactate dehydrogenase — translation MNITAEQEKAIIIEILTRMNVSCEDAEIVADVTLDANLKGFSSHGLGRFPQYIKGLKAGTIKTDAEIEIEKETPAMALINGNHKFGHVVAYKGMEIAIQKAKSTGIGMVGIHDSNHFGVAGYYSDMAVTEDMVGLVIANTEPAVAPIGGKEPILGTNPIAIGIPSNKNYVSVDMATSASARGKLLEAIRKGQKIPENVALDVEGNPTTDPKAALKGSILPFGAHKGYALAFMIEILAGPLVKAAYGKGVKGTANHKEMCTKGDLMIAIDISKFVDIEKFKEDVDEFIAEIKGSGEGIFIPGDMEVRNIRNVRDNGIPVDEVLYAQLKEIADELSFDLDNMIG, via the coding sequence ATGAATATAACAGCCGAACAGGAAAAAGCAATAATCATTGAAATTTTAACAAGGATGAACGTTTCATGTGAGGATGCAGAAATCGTTGCCGATGTGACCTTAGATGCCAATTTAAAGGGTTTTTCATCACATGGACTGGGCAGGTTTCCCCAATATATAAAGGGGCTTAAAGCCGGAACGATTAAAACAGATGCAGAAATAGAAATAGAAAAAGAAACACCGGCAATGGCACTTATAAATGGTAATCATAAATTTGGACATGTTGTTGCTTATAAAGGAATGGAAATAGCCATCCAGAAGGCAAAAAGTACTGGAATTGGAATGGTGGGAATTCATGATTCAAACCATTTTGGAGTGGCAGGATACTATTCAGACATGGCAGTTACAGAAGACATGGTTGGCCTTGTAATTGCAAATACAGAGCCCGCAGTAGCTCCAATAGGTGGTAAAGAGCCTATTCTCGGAACAAATCCTATAGCAATTGGAATTCCATCAAATAAAAACTACGTATCTGTTGATATGGCAACATCAGCGTCTGCAAGAGGTAAACTTCTTGAAGCCATACGAAAGGGACAAAAAATCCCTGAAAATGTTGCACTTGATGTGGAAGGAAATCCAACAACAGATCCAAAAGCAGCGCTTAAAGGTTCAATTCTACCTTTTGGAGCACATAAGGGTTATGCACTTGCATTCATGATTGAAATTCTTGCAGGACCTCTTGTAAAAGCAGCGTATGGTAAAGGAGTAAAAGGAACTGCTAATCATAAAGAAATGTGTACAAAAGGTGACCTCATGATAGCAATAGACATTTCAAAATTTGTGGACATAGAAAAATTTAAAGAAGATGTGGACGAATTCATTGCAGAAATAAAAGGTTCTGGGGAGGGTATTTTCATCCCGGGGGATATGGAAGTTCGAAACATTAGAAATGTCAGGGACAATGGTATTCCAGTTGATGAGGTTCTTTACGCTCAACTTAAAGAAATTGCAGATGAATTATCCTTTGATCTGGATAATATGATAGGTTAA
- the purM gene encoding phosphoribosylformylglycinamidine cyclo-ligase, translating to MVTYSESGVDINLEEETVSALVLEIKKTLSFRDVITESGHFAALVKLGNKAIAMSTDGVGSKILVAKMMDKYDTVGIDCIAMVVNDILCVGAEPIAMVDYLAVEKADPEIASQIGKGLAKGAEMSKIAIIGGETASLPEIVRDFDLAGTGIGIVDVDKVITGEKISVGDVLIGIESDGIHSNGLSLARKVFFDKLGLTVDDPLPGDPNTTVGEELLKPTAIYVKTVLDLLNLDVDIHGLAHITGGGILNLKRLKKGIGYEINNLPEPYPIFKSIHVCDVPLEEMYRVFNMNIGFVIIVDEEDAQKTIDAIKKHKNAFKIGYAKEDVEEKITIKAFDGSIINL from the coding sequence ATGGTAACATATTCAGAATCAGGCGTTGATATTAATCTGGAGGAGGAAACAGTTTCTGCTCTGGTCTTAGAAATTAAAAAAACACTTTCATTTAGGGATGTGATAACAGAAAGTGGTCATTTTGCAGCGCTTGTTAAATTAGGAAATAAAGCAATTGCTATGAGTACAGATGGCGTTGGAAGTAAAATACTGGTTGCAAAAATGATGGATAAATATGATACCGTTGGAATAGACTGCATTGCAATGGTAGTAAATGATATACTTTGCGTTGGAGCAGAACCAATAGCTATGGTGGATTATCTGGCTGTAGAAAAGGCAGATCCAGAAATTGCATCTCAAATAGGAAAGGGACTTGCTAAAGGGGCAGAAATGTCTAAAATAGCGATAATTGGAGGAGAAACAGCATCGCTTCCAGAAATAGTTAGAGATTTTGACCTTGCAGGCACAGGGATTGGAATTGTAGACGTGGATAAAGTAATTACTGGGGAAAAAATTAGTGTTGGCGACGTTTTAATTGGAATAGAAAGTGATGGAATACATAGCAATGGTTTAAGCCTTGCAAGAAAGGTATTTTTTGATAAATTAGGGTTAACAGTTGATGATCCACTTCCCGGCGATCCAAATACAACTGTTGGCGAAGAGCTTTTAAAGCCAACTGCAATTTATGTAAAAACTGTCCTTGATTTACTTAATTTGGATGTGGATATCCATGGTCTTGCACATATAACTGGAGGAGGCATTTTAAATCTTAAACGGCTTAAAAAAGGTATTGGATATGAAATTAATAATTTACCCGAACCATATCCAATATTTAAATCGATACATGTCTGTGATGTACCTTTAGAAGAAATGTACAGAGTATTCAATATGAATATTGGTTTTGTAATCATTGTTGATGAGGAAGATGCTCAAAAAACAATTGACGCTATTAAAAAGCATAAAAATGCTTTTAAAATAGGGTATGCTAAAGAGGATGTGGAAGAAAAAATAACGATTAAAGCCTTTGATGGGAGTATTATTAATTTATAG
- a CDS encoding NfeD family protein: MMNIQVWIILAALCLLGEMLTTGFFLLWFGIGALVAAAFNYLGFDPVIQFTAFIMTSAVLLGVSRPFSRRISRDSPKKAAADRLIGKKAVVIEEITSSKGGLVKVDGDIWRAIAPHSIKNGETVTIEKIDSVKLVVKPVNEEIKGD; encoded by the coding sequence ATGATGAACATACAGGTATGGATCATTCTGGCAGCATTATGCTTACTGGGAGAAATGCTTACAACTGGTTTCTTTTTATTATGGTTTGGTATCGGTGCACTGGTTGCGGCAGCTTTTAATTACCTGGGCTTTGATCCAGTGATACAGTTTACTGCTTTTATAATGACTTCTGCAGTGCTTTTAGGAGTTTCAAGGCCCTTTTCCCGGAGAATATCCAGAGATTCCCCTAAAAAAGCAGCTGCAGACCGCCTGATAGGTAAAAAAGCCGTGGTAATTGAAGAAATCACATCCAGTAAAGGAGGGTTGGTGAAGGTTGATGGAGATATATGGAGGGCAATTGCACCCCACAGCATTAAAAATGGAGAAACAGTAACCATAGAGAAAATAGATAGTGTTAAACTTGTAGTTAAGCCAGTAAATGAAGAAATTAAAGGAGATTAA